In Mastacembelus armatus chromosome 4, fMasArm1.2, whole genome shotgun sequence, the following are encoded in one genomic region:
- the LOC113140023 gene encoding 5-hydroxytryptamine receptor 3A-like, which yields MSPSQQNISIISCLLLISVSLCYSKLICKEGHSGPTYESMQNVFERQSFRPAVNLSNPTITNISFTLYAVLGVNEKTQILTTFLWLRLYWQHEFLVWDPDECDGVTRISLPVKQLWSPDIIVYEFVDDDVSQACPYVYVNHTGHIRWDRMLRLVSSCNLEIFSFPFDVQNCTFTFGSYMHTIRDVRVSPALTFKEMSGNSKRYLEASGEWELVDILGETSILQFGIDEWDIITFWVVIKRRPVLYVVNLLIPSSFLMLIDILSFYLPPHSVDRASFKMTLILGYTVFLLIMNDLLPSTANGTPIIGIYFSVCLALMVISLLETVIITNVLHHSSMKYQEVPNWVRVVILKHIANLICYRWPEDAQLHPSVPQKDKHENTNSSSSPYIIQPASQTPAEHSTTTRAALPELQQICQYLGDLHAHLNSLQKENELQEQWCHVGYVLDYLLFRIYLLLISCYALVIICMWCVWISHS from the exons TGTCTCTGTGTTACAGTAAACTGATATGTAAAGAAGGCCACAGCGGGCCAACCTATGAGTCCATGCAGAATGTGTTTGAACGACAGTCCTTCAGACCGGCAGTGAACCTCAGCAACCCCACCATAACTAACATCTCCTTCACATTGTATGCTGTCTTGGGGGTG AATGAGAAGACCCAGATACTTACTACTTTCCTGTGGTTGAGATTG TACTGGCAGCATGAGTTCCTGGTTTGGGACCCTGATGAGTGTGATGGAGTCACTAGGATTTCACTCCCTGTGAAGCAGCTGTGGTCTCCAGACATCATTGTGTATGAGTT CGTGGATGATGATGTTTCCCAAGCATGTCCTTATGTCTACGTCAACCATACAGGCCACATCCGCTGGGACAGGATGTTGCGGCTTGTGTCTTCCTGCAACCTGGAGATCTTCAGTTTCCCTTTTGACGTGcaaaactgcacatttacatTTGGTTCCTACATGCACACCA TCAGAGATGTGAGGGTCAGTCCAGCCCTAACCTTTAAAGAGATGTCTGGAAACTCAAAGCGTTACCTGGAAGCCAGTGGAGAATGGGAGCTGGTGGACATACTGGGAGAGACCTCCATCCTCCAGTTTGGGATTGATGAGTGGGACATCATAACTTTCTGG GTGGTCATAAAGCGGCGTCCAGTGCTGTACGTGGTCAACCTGCTCATTCCCAGTTCATTCCTCATGCTCATTGATATCCTGTCCTTCTACCTGCCTCCCCACAGCGTCGACCGTGCCTCCTTCAAGATGACCCTTATCCTGGGCTACACAGTGTTTCTGCTTATCATGAATGACCTGCTGCCCAGCACAGCAAATGGCACACCCATCATAG GTAtctatttctctgtgtgtctggcCCTTATGGTCATCAGTCTGCTAGAGACAGTCATCATCACCAATGTCCTCCACCACAGCTCCATGAAATATCAAGAGGTTCCAAACTGGGTGAGGGTGGTTATCCTCAAACACATAGCCAACCTCATCTGCTATCGCTGGCCAGAAGACGCCCAGCTTCACCCTTCTGTACCGCAGAAAGACAAACACGAAAACACAAATAGCAGCTCAAGTCCATACATTatccagccagccagccagacaCCTGCCGAGCATTCAACCACCACCAGAG CTGCTCTGCCTGAATTGCAGCAAATCTGTCAGTACCTGGGTGACCTTCATGCCCATCTTAACTCACTGCAGAAGGAGAACGAGCTGCAGGAACAGTGGTGCCATGTAGGCTATGTCCTCGACTACCTGCTCTTCCGCATCTATCTGCTGCTCATTTCCTGCTATGCCCTGGTCATTATTTGCATGTGGTGTGTATGGATCAGCCACTCCTAA